The proteins below come from a single Caulobacter flavus genomic window:
- the nusB gene encoding transcription antitermination factor NusB, translating into MSKRIQPRSVSRLAAVQALYQMEVSGAGVDAVVREFSEHRFDRAVEDTEGAQLAQADETFFADLVKGVVSKQAIIDPAIVRRLASGWKLERLDATARAVLRAGAYELMNRPDVPTEVVIDEYVEIAKSFFEGPEAGFINGALDAIARDARV; encoded by the coding sequence ATGAGCAAGCGCATCCAGCCCCGTTCCGTCTCCCGTCTGGCGGCCGTGCAGGCCCTCTATCAGATGGAAGTCTCCGGCGCCGGCGTCGACGCCGTGGTCCGCGAGTTCTCCGAGCACCGCTTCGACCGCGCCGTCGAGGACACCGAAGGCGCGCAACTGGCTCAGGCCGACGAAACCTTCTTCGCCGATCTGGTGAAGGGCGTCGTCTCCAAGCAGGCGATCATCGACCCGGCCATCGTGCGCCGCCTGGCCTCGGGCTGGAAGCTGGAGCGCCTGGACGCCACCGCCCGCGCCGTGCTGCGCGCCGGCGCCTACGAGCTGATGAACCGCCCGGACGTTCCGACCGAGGTGGTGATCGACGAGTACGTCGAAATCGCCAAGTCGTTCTTCGAGGGGCCGGAAGCCGGCTTCATCAACGGCGCCCTGGACGCCATCGCGCGTGACGCCCGAGTCTGA
- a CDS encoding 6,7-dimethyl-8-ribityllumazine synthase, whose amino-acid sequence MVEDRIRLLIVEGRRYSGLSDALLAGAVQAIEAQGAEYEVVTVSDALQIPVAIAIAEEAGKGPSGVRYDGYVALGAVVRGETYHFEIVSNETARGLQDLAVGKRLAIGYGVLTVDDEDQAWNRARLSQGDRGGQAARECLEIVGLKRQLSGQAR is encoded by the coding sequence ATGGTGGAAGACAGGATTCGTCTGCTGATCGTCGAGGGGCGCCGTTATTCGGGCCTTTCCGACGCTCTGCTGGCCGGCGCCGTGCAGGCGATCGAGGCGCAAGGCGCGGAATACGAGGTCGTCACCGTTTCGGACGCCCTGCAGATCCCGGTCGCCATCGCCATCGCCGAGGAAGCCGGCAAGGGACCCTCGGGCGTCCGCTACGACGGCTATGTCGCGCTCGGCGCCGTCGTCCGGGGCGAGACCTATCACTTCGAGATCGTGTCCAACGAGACCGCCCGCGGCCTGCAGGACTTGGCCGTCGGAAAAAGGTTGGCCATTGGTTACGGCGTGTTGACGGTTGACGACGAGGATCAGGCCTGGAATCGCGCGCGCCTCTCGCAGGGCGACCGCGGGGGCCAAGCCGCTCGGGAATGCCTGGAGATCGTGGGATTGAAGCGTCAGCTGTCGGGACAAGCGCGATGA